The DNA region AAATAGAAATTAGCACTAATATCAAAACAATCCATTTTGTATCTAAATATGAAAGTTTATCATTTAAATTTTGATAAGTTATTAATGGAATTAAAGCAGCAAGAATACTTGGTATTAAAATTTTTGGCTTAGAGTATAATAATTCCATAAATAAAATTGGGTTTGTAAAAAAAGTTAAATACTTTTTCATTCCGTACACCCCATGTATACTAATAATTAAACTGGAAAAGGGGTACAAAGACCATTATTATTTATTATGATTAAATAGAACCCCTTATGGACTTTATGCCCTTTTTCCAATTACAAATGGGTAAAATAGGCTGCTACTTTTACCAAGCGGCAGCTTTTTTTACCCCCCATTTGGCAACTGCACCGCGGATAATTGGATACACTAATGCTCCCCATCCATACGTTGCACCTGCTAATGCAATTACTGTTAAAATACCTAACCCATTATTTACTGCTTCAGTAAT from Bacillus alveayuensis includes:
- a CDS encoding ABC-type phosphate transport system auxiliary subunit (product_source=COG4985; cath_funfam=3.40.50.1580; cog=COG4985; superfamily=52096; transmembrane_helix_parts=Outside_1_26,TMhelix_27_49,Inside_50_64), giving the protein MFQVAEKFFLSISTATAITEAVNNGLGILTVIALAGATYGWGALVYPIIRGAVAKWGVKKAAAW